In Candidatus Hydrogenedentota bacterium, the genomic window GGGGGACAATTTCCGCGTATTAAGCAGAGAAGATGCCCGATTGTAGAACGGAGTTGATACCATGGATTCGACGGCGCGTTTTTCCAACCGAGTACAGGACTACATTGCGTATCGACCTGGATATCCCGAGGCCATTCTTCCTTTTCTCGGAAGCGCCATCGGCTTGGGCCCGTCCTGCGTCGTTGCCGATATAGGGTCCGGCACGGGGATCTGGAGTAAGTTGTTGCTTCAAGCGGGCTGCCGCGTCTATGCCGTCGAGCCGAATGCGCCCATGCGCGAGGCAGCAGAAGTCCTGCTGGCGCAGTTTCCGTTGTTCCACAGCATCGACGGGACGGCAGAGGCCACAAAGCTGGCGAGTGCGTCCGTCGATGCAATTACCGCCGCTCAGGCTTTTCATTGGTTCCATCCGGCGAAGACCCGGCAGGAGTTCGGGCGTATTTTGAAGCCCGGAGGCCATCTGGTGTTGATCTGGAACGACCGGA contains:
- a CDS encoding class I SAM-dependent methyltransferase, producing MDSTARFSNRVQDYIAYRPGYPEAILPFLGSAIGLGPSCVVADIGSGTGIWSKLLLQAGCRVYAVEPNAPMREAAEVLLAQFPLFHSIDGTAEATKLASASVDAITAAQAFHWFHPAKTRQEFGRILKPGGHLVLIWNDRRTDSTPFLRDYEVLLKELGTDYEQVNHRNIDEGRLSAIFGPSGYREQVFPNAQRFDWEGLYGRAMSSSYVPAEGDPRHPDFARALRACYERHALEGFVQFEYDTRVYYGRLD